Proteins encoded together in one Oncorhynchus keta strain PuntledgeMale-10-30-2019 unplaced genomic scaffold, Oket_V2 Un_contig_18978_pilon_pilon, whole genome shotgun sequence window:
- the ccl27b gene encoding C-C motif chemokine 27b, with amino-acid sequence MSNQPDTVGLQISLMDLRVLAFVLCVTIYSIQGAIPKCCVGTSRNIPLSLLMRVERYDVQHNHGACEIDAVVLHANGRKYCADPRVKKVLGVAMQIRKAQLMREKLNSIMRR; translated from the exons ATGTCTAATCAACCAGATACTGTAGGACTCCAAATCTCCTTGATGGATCTCAGGGTTCTGGCTTTTGTGCTGTGTGTCACCATATACTCCATCCAAG GAGCCATTCCAAAATGTTGTGTTGGGACATCCAGGAACATTCCTTTGAGTTTACTAATGCGAGTGGAGCGATATGATGTCCAACACAACCATGGTGCATGTGAGATCGACGCTGTTGT ATTACATGCCAATGGGAGGAAGTACTGTGCAGACCCAAGAGTGAAGAAGGTCCTGGGAGTTGCCATGCAGATTAGGAAAGCTCAACTGATGCGGGAAAAACTGAACTCAATCATGAGAAGATGA